The genomic region CACACCCGCGTCCCGGTTGGGTCGGTGCCACCACGTGCGCACGTCCAAGCGGGCGACCTCGTCGCTGCCGGTCGCCATGCGCGTCCAGCGGAAGCTGGTGCAGTAGTCGGCGGGCGCCACGCCCGCTCCGGTAGGGATGGCCATGGGCGCGCCGTACCAATTGCTCGCCGCCGTGACCAGCGTGTCCCCCGCCCCGTTCGAGGCAGGCAGCAGCCACCCACTGGACCCCCCGACGGCGCCAGGGATCTGATCGAGCCACGTGATGGTGGTGTTCGCCGATGGCCCCCAGCGGGCAGCCTCGAGCTTGATTCGCTCGATCCAGAAGCGGTTCACCTCGGTGGCCGTCGTGACCTGGCGCGAGCGTCGAGCACCCTCCGCGGTGATGCTCTGCATGGAGAACACGGCCACGGCTCCAGCGGTCATGACCGCAATGGCCATCATCACCTCGACCAGGGTGAAGCCGCTGGTGACGGGCTCGCGACGTCGCGACGACTTCGGCGTCCCCCCGTTCACTGGGACACCCTCGCGGCTGCACCGAGCGGCGCAACCAGCTCGCGGTCTACGGAGATCGCCGCTGTGGTGCTGTCGAGCCGCTGCACGTGAAAACGGAAGCCGCCCCGCAAGCTACCTCCTGCCCCGCCGCCGTTCTCGGAGCTCATCAGACCGTCCGAGGAGGCGACCGCGCCAGCTCGCCAGAACGTGAGCCCGGTGGGCTCGTAGCAGAGGTCCGCAAGGGTCTCTTCCCACGTGCCCCGATCTCCCGTGGTGAGGAGCCCGAGCTGCAGCGTGTCTCCTACCATCTGCCGTTGCCGTGGGTCGAGCACCTCCGTGCAG from Sandaracinaceae bacterium harbors:
- a CDS encoding prepilin-type N-terminal cleavage/methylation domain-containing protein; translation: MNGGTPKSSRRREPVTSGFTLVEVMMAIAVMTAGAVAVFSMQSITAEGARRSRQVTTATEVNRFWIERIKLEAARWGPSANTTITWLDQIPGAVGGSSGWLLPASNGAGDTLVTAASNWYGAPMAIPTGAGVAPADYCTSFRWTRMATGSDEVARLDVRTWWHRPNRDAGVLIEGCGDDQAAVTAAVADIRNFGVVYGSTVVRWQGATQ